A window of the Halobacterium hubeiense genome harbors these coding sequences:
- a CDS encoding TIGR00341 family protein, producing the protein MRLVQATVPTGKREAVLDALDEEGIDYVVSDETSGRDYNAVVHFPIPTEGVEDALEALRSAGLSEDAYTVVLSAETVVSRHFDDLEDRYSEEEENGDKIAREELVARAKELAPSRPTYVVMTLVSTIIATAGLLLDSPATVVGSMVIAPLLGPAMSASVGTVVDDEDLFRRGVYLQFVGVVLAVVGAAAFAFFVKYTNVVPPGLDVLTLSEVSERLRPDFLSLVVALGAGVAGVFSLMTGVSSALVGVAIAVALIPPAASVGIGIAWGVPALAVGSGVLVMVNVLSINLAALVVLWYSGYRPQRFFEVGQARSALLKRGAALAVAIVVLSAFLGGVTYTSYQSATEEQAINDAVGDVLSQSEYGDAALLDTNYEYEQGLIQREPQRVVVTVGAPPGADYPGLYDALDERVSATTDHDVELEVRYVYRQQSG; encoded by the coding sequence GTGCGACTCGTTCAGGCGACCGTTCCGACGGGCAAACGCGAGGCCGTCCTCGACGCGCTCGACGAGGAGGGCATCGACTACGTGGTCAGCGACGAGACCAGCGGTCGCGACTACAACGCCGTCGTCCACTTCCCGATACCCACCGAGGGCGTCGAGGACGCGCTGGAGGCGCTCCGCTCGGCGGGGCTCTCCGAGGACGCCTACACGGTCGTGTTGAGCGCGGAGACGGTCGTCTCCCGGCACTTCGACGACCTCGAAGACCGCTACAGCGAGGAGGAGGAGAACGGCGACAAAATCGCCCGCGAGGAGCTGGTCGCCCGCGCGAAGGAGCTCGCGCCGTCCCGACCGACGTACGTCGTGATGACGCTCGTCAGCACCATCATCGCGACCGCGGGCCTGCTGTTGGACTCGCCGGCGACGGTCGTCGGCTCGATGGTCATCGCGCCGCTTCTCGGTCCGGCGATGTCCGCGAGCGTCGGCACCGTCGTCGACGACGAGGACCTGTTCCGCAGGGGCGTCTATCTCCAGTTCGTCGGTGTCGTGCTCGCCGTGGTGGGCGCGGCGGCGTTCGCGTTCTTCGTGAAGTACACGAACGTCGTCCCGCCCGGGCTGGACGTGCTGACGCTGTCGGAGGTCAGCGAGCGCCTGCGCCCGGACTTCCTCTCGCTCGTGGTCGCGCTCGGCGCCGGCGTCGCGGGCGTGTTCAGCCTGATGACCGGCGTCTCGTCGGCGCTGGTCGGCGTCGCCATCGCCGTCGCGTTGATTCCGCCGGCCGCCAGCGTCGGCATCGGCATCGCGTGGGGCGTCCCGGCGCTCGCCGTCGGGTCCGGCGTGCTCGTCATGGTGAACGTCCTCTCCATCAACCTCGCCGCGCTCGTCGTGCTGTGGTACTCGGGCTACCGCCCCCAGCGCTTCTTCGAGGTCGGGCAGGCGCGCTCGGCGCTCCTGAAGCGCGGCGCCGCGCTCGCCGTCGCCATCGTCGTGCTGTCGGCGTTCCTCGGCGGCGTCACGTACACGTCTTACCAGTCCGCCACCGAGGAACAGGCTATTAACGACGCCGTCGGCGACGTGCTCTCGCAGTCCGAGTACGGCGACGCCGCGCTGCTGGACACGAACTACGAGTACGAACAGGGGCTGATTCAGCGCGAGCCACAGCGCGTCGTCGTCACCGTCGGCGCCCCGCCCGGCGCTGACTACCCCGGGCTCTACGACGCGCTCGACGAGCGCGTCAGCGCGACCACGGACCACGACGTCGAGCTGGAAGTCAGGTACGTCTACCGCCAGCAGTCGGGCTGA